A genomic segment from Carassius auratus strain Wakin chromosome 25, ASM336829v1, whole genome shotgun sequence encodes:
- the LOC113043772 gene encoding piggyBac transposable element-derived protein 4-like — protein sequence MSAAKRVRTLSWKAETDVDQVPQTLRFLPAREPGPQLSAADSHSPMSLFKLFFTESAVENLCHNTNAQAARAMSKGHKYKWTDVGVDELYRYIGLIFYMSVVEMNSIAEYWEDSLFSVPFPATVMSKDRYRTISWNLHMSHPDADEENDRKRGTDQHDRLFRIKPLMDTIRLACKAFYHPRRNLAVKERLVACRAKTGIRRCTKVKPTKLGFKFFDLSDSSNGYIVDFSVYTGKNRFPAGRGLSYDAVMSLLDRKVLGSGYHVYMNKFYTSPKLFTDLFALKFGACGAYREQRKGFPKTAANSLSSDSTMGSIRWIRDGPLVCVKWMDTQVVSVCSTIHAAYTGDRVKRTIKVQDKSKTKSFPCPAPVTAYSQHMGGVDLSDQLLEYYSAQHKTMKWYRKVFLHFLDIVANNAFILHKELHGQMTCKEFTEELIAEFCGVSRKAAPKHKPCVNSRS from the coding sequence ctgctgcaaagagagtcAGGACTCTTTCATGGAAAGCAGAGACTGATGTTGACCAGGTTCCTCAGACTCTGAGATTCCTGCCTGCTCGGGAACCAGGACCACAGTTGTCTGCTGCTGACTCACACTCTCCCATGAGTCTTTTCAAACTGTTTTTCACAGAGAGCGCTGTGGAAAACCTGTGCCACAACACAAATGCTCAGGCTGCCAGGGCAATGTCAAAGGGTCACAAGTACAAATGGACAGATGTCGGTGTTGATGAGCTGTATCGCTACATCGGACTGATATTCTACATGTCTGTGGTGGAGATGAACTCCATCGCTGAATACTGGGAGGACAGTCTTTTTTCTGTGCCTTTTCCTGCCACAGTTATGTCAAAGGACAGATACCGCACCATTTCCTGGAATCTACACATGAGTCACCCAGACGCAGACGAGGAAAACGACAGAAAGAGGGGCACAGACCAACATGACCGTCTGTTCAGGATCAAACCCCTCATGGACACGATTCGTCTTGCGTGCAAAGCCTTCTATCATCCTAGAAGAAATCTAGCTGTGAAGGAGAGATTGGTGGCATGCAGAGCCAAGACAGGAATTAGACGGTGCACAAAAGTCAAGCCGACAAAGTTGGGATTCAAGTTTTTTGACCTTTCAGACTCATCAAATGGATATATTGTGGACTTCTCCGTCTACACGGGGAAGAATCGTTTTCCTGCAGGCCGTGGGCTTTCATATGATGCTGTGATGTCTCTCCTGGACCGTAAAGTTTTGGGCTCTGGGTACCATGTGTACATGAATAAATTCTACACCAGTCCAAAGCTCTTCACAGACTTGTTTGCTCTGAAGTTTGGTGCTTGTGGGGCGTACAGAGAGCAGAGGAAGGGCTTCCCAAAGACTGCAGCTAATTCACTGAGCAGTGACTCCACCATGGGATCCATCAGGTGGATTCGGGACGGGCCTCTTGTGTGTGTGAAGTGGATGGACACACAAGTGGTGTCTGTTTGTTCCACCATACATGCTGCCTATACAGGAGACCGTGTGAAAAGAACAATCAAAGTACAGGATAAGTCAAAGACAAAGTCTTTTCCATGTCCTGCACCTGTGACTGCATACAGCCAGCACATGGGGGGTGTTGACCTGTCCGATCAACTGTTGGAATACTACTCTGCACAGCACAAAACCATGAAATGGTACAGAAAAGTATTCCTACACTTCTTGGACATTGTTGCTAACAACGCTTTCATATTGCACAAAGAGCTGCATGGCCAAATGACTTGCAAAGAGTTCACGGAGGAGCTTATTGCAGAGTTCTGTGGCGTGTCACGGAAAGCAGCACCAAAACACAAACCATGTGTCAATTCCAGGAGCTGA